The sequence GCCGCCGGGCTGCAAGCTGGTAGCGGCGGACTATTCCCAGATCGAGCTCAGGATCATGGCCCACCTGTCCGAAGACCCCAATCTCCTGGCGGCGTTCTCCGCCGGCGCCGACGTCCATCGGGTCACCGCCGCCGAAGTGTTCGGAGTGGCGCCGGAGGCAGTCACGGACGAACAACGCCGCCGCGCCAAGGCCATTAACTTCGGTCTGATCTACGGCATGTCCGCCTTCGGTTTGGCCAAACAGCTGGGGATCGCGCGTGAAGAGGCGCAAAGCTACATCGACCGCTATTTCGAGCGTTATCCCGGCGTGCGCGATTACATGGAGCGCACCCGCTGTCAGGCCTACGAGCAGGGCTACGTGGAAACCCTGTTCGGTCGCCGCCTGTATCTGCCGGAGCTGCGGTCACGCAATCCCCAGCGCCGCCAGTACGCCGAGCGCACCGCCATCAACGCGCCGATGCAGGGCACCGCCGCCGACATCATCAAGCGGGCGATGATCGCCGTGGACGTTTGGATCCGTGGCAGCGGGGCGCCGGTGAAGATGATCATGCAGGTGCATGACGAGCTGGTGTTCGAGGTTGCCGAGGAGTGGATCGAGGAAGCCTGCCGGGCGATCCGTGAGCGGATGGCGTCGGCGGCGGACCTGCAAGTGCCGTTGGTGGTGGATGTGGGCATCGGGGCTAACTGGGACGAGGCCCATTGAGGGGGGGTGTGGGAAAGCGGCGGGTGACGGACTGAGGGGCGTACCCGGCCCGGATGGCCGGGTACCGAGCGCCCAGGGATGGGTTCACAGCGTCCCCGAAGGCCGTCACCCGCCGCTTTTCTGGGGTGAATTGGTCCGTGGAACTTTCGCCTTCGGGGTCAGTCTTAGGAATACGTGTCGGGAACGACGCCCAACCTACTCATTTCCTCCCTTATGAGTAGCGAGCCGCTCCGGTTCCCCCAAGCCGGAGCCTGACTGACCCCGAAGCCTCTCCCCCTTGGCTTCGGGGTTTTTTTTGTCTTCGGTTTCCAGCCAGCGGTCCAGCACCGCATGGGCCTCGTCCACCCCTAAGCGCTTGGGCGCGGAGAACAGTTGCACGCTCGGCTGGATCGGTGATTCGGCCAAGGCCTTTTCCACCTGCAGCAACGTGCTTTTGGCCCTGCCGTACTTGAGTTTGTCCGCCTTGGTGAGCAGGATGTGCAGCGGCAGGTCGTAGTAGCCGCACCACGCGATCATGCGCCGATCGAACTCGGTGAGGGGATGGCGGATGTCCATCATCAGGAACACCCCCTTGAGGCACCGGCGCGAGCGTAGATAGTCCTCCAGCGCTTGGCGCCAGCGTTGCTGCGTCTTGCCCGACACCTTGGCGTAGCCGTAGCCGGGAAGGTCCACCAGCCGCCGCTTTTCGTCGATCTCGAAGAACACTAGTTGCTGGGTCCGGCCCGGTGTCTTGCTGGTGCGGGCCAGGGACTTTTGGTGGGTGATGACGTTGAGGGCGCTGGACTTGCCCGCATTGGAACGGCCGGCGAAGGCGACTTCGAAGCCCGCATCGGGGACGTCGCGGGCGAAATCCAGGGTGCCGAGGAGAAAGCGGGCGCGGTGGTAAAGCGGATTCATCAGATTTCAAGGACAAAATGGGTACAATAACCTGACAATACGAATCGGGAGGGAACGATGCAATTTAGAACTATACTAACATTGATCGGAATCGTTGGTCTGACCGGCGCGGCGCTTCCAGGTGCCGCCCAGGTGTCGGCGGCCGCGAAGGAAAAAGCGGCCCAGTGCGCCGGTTGCCACGGCGAGGCCGGAAAGGGGGCGATGCCGGTATTTCCCAAGTTGGCAGGACAGAATTTCAAATATCTGAGCAACCAGTTGCGTCAGTTCAAGGACGGCACCCGGCAGGTGGCGGCGATGAACGCCATCGCCGCCGCTTTGAGCGATGACGACATCGCCGAACTGAGCGCCTATTTCGCGGCGCAAAAACCCGAGCCGGAAGCAGGGGAGCCCGATCCGCAAGGGGAGCGGATCTACCGTTTCGGGATCGCGGAGAAAAAGGTTCCCGCCTGCAGCGCCTGCCACGGCCCGGAGGGACAGGGCAACGCGCCCGCCGGTTTCCCGCTGCTGAAGGGACAATTTGCCGCCTACACGGTCAAAGCATTGACCGATTACGCCAAGGGCGCACGTAGTGGCGAGAAAGCACCGATGCGCCAGATCGCCGCCCGCCTGACCGAGGATGAAATGAAAGCGGTGGCGGCCTACATCGCCACCTTGAAGTGAAGGAGACGGAATGAAAGCGATGCTTCGAATCTTGTTCGCCGGCTGGCTGTTGCTGGTGGCGTTGCCGGCCTTCGCCAAGCCGTATCTCGAGCTCGATCCCCCCAAGGCCACCGAGGACCCGGGCAGGGTGGAGGTGATCGAATTTTTCTGGTACGGCTGTCCTCACTGTTACCGCTTTGACCCTTATCTCGAAGCCTGGCGCAAGAAACAGCCTGCCGACGTGGTGTTCAAGCGCCAGCCAGCGATCTTCGGTCCCCACTGGGCGCCGCAGGCCAGGGCCTATTTCACCGCCGAGGTCCTGGGGGTGGTGGACAAGATCCACAAGGATTTCTTCGACGCCATGCACAGGCAGAAAAAGCGCATGGCCGAGGAGGAAGAACTGGCGGAATTCTTCGCCGCCCACGGCGTGGACAAGGACACTTTCAAAAACACCTTCCATTCCTTCATGGTGGACATGAAAATGCGCCAGGCCGAGGCCATGGCGCCCGAATACGGCATCACCGGAGTGCCGGCGCTGGTGGTCAACGGCAAATACCTGATCACCGGCCGTACCGCCGGCGGCTTCGAGGACATGATCAAAGTGCTCGATCAGCTGGTGGCCCAGGAACGCCAGAAGCTGGCCACCGCCAAGCCCTGATGCCGACCCTGCGGCTGGCCAGCTTCAACGTCCAGACCGGCATCCACACCCGCCGGTTCGAGGACTATCTGCTCAAAAGCTGGCAGCACCTGTGGCCCTGCGAACACCGTTTCGCCAATCTGGCGCGTATCGCCGACTTCCTGCGGCCTTTCGACATCGTCGGGCTGCAGGAGGTCGACGGCGGTGGTGCCCGCAGCCAGTACGTGGTCCAGGCCGAATACCTGGCCCGCCAGGCGGAGTTTCCTTTCTGGTACAACCAGGTCAACCGCCGCTTCGGTCGTTTGGCTCTGCACAGCAACGGGCTGCTCAGCCGGATTCCCCCCGGTTCTGTCTATACCACCTCGCTGCCGGGGCTTCCGGGGCGGGGGGCGTTGCTGGCGCGTTTCGGGGAAGGGGAGAGCGCCCTGCATGTGGCGGTGGTACATTTGGCGCTGGGCGCCAGAACCCGGTCACGCCAGCTCGATTTCATCGCCGAGCGGCTCCAGGGTCTGCGGCACGTGGTCGTCATGGGCGATCTCAATTGCGACCCCCGTTCCCGCAGCCTGCGGCGTTTTCTGGGCCGCACCGGGCTGCGGTCCCCGGAATCGGCGCCGACTTTCCCTAGCTGGCGCCCGCAACGTCAGATCGATCACATTCTCGTCAGTCCCACCTTGGAGGTGAACTGGATGCAGGCGTTCGATTTCGTCTGCTCCGATCATCTGCCGGTGGGGGCCGAGATCTTTATCCCGGAAACCGTTTCGGCGCTGGCGGCATGACGGAAACCAACCCCTGGAAGCAGAAGGCCGTCGATCTGGCCCGGGAGCTCGATGAACAGCAGGCCCTGCAGGCGCGTAACGAAAAGCGCCTGGCCAGGGCCCTGATCCGGCTGACGCTGGCCTACGAGGGCTGCCGGCCGGCGGCCGATCCCGGATTGGCGCAATTGCGGGAGATTCTGCGCAAAGGGATTTTGAATCAGCACCGTCTGAAACAGGTCGATGCCCTGACCGAGCAGATCCTGCGTCATGGACAAGAGGAAACGGATGGAGCCCCTCCTTCCTGGCAGCAGGAAGTGATCGCTTTCCTGTACGAGTGCGCCCCTGACGAGCGCGAACGCCAGCGCCTCGAGGCGTTGGCCGGCAAGGCATTTCCCGATGGCGCTGCATTGCGCGATGCCCTGCGTGACCTGTTCGCCGCCCCGCCCAGATCCCCCTGGCAGCGGCTGGGGGAATGGTTCGGGGGCCGCAGACGCCGGGAAAGCGACGGTATCGCTTCGTTGCAGCGCCAGCTGCTGGGATTGCTTGCGGAGATCGAGATTCCCCCCGATCTGGCCGAGGCGGGAGAACGCCTGACCGGGGTGTTGACGCAAGAGGGAGCGGTCGCCGAAGCCTTGGAGGGAACCGCCGAACTGCTCAACGCCATCAACGCACGGCTGCAGCAGGAACAGGCGGCGATCGAGAGCTTCCTCGAACAGCTGAGCGGCAAGCTGCAAACCCTCGAATCCCAAACCCTGGACGTGAGCGAGCTGCTGCTGGGGGAAGGGGGGGACTGGAACGAGAAACTGTCCATTCATGTGGACCACCTGCGGCTGCACACCCTGCGGGAAACCGACCTGGAATCTCTCAAGCAGGCGGTGGCCGAACGTCTCGACATCCTGAGCGCACAGCTGCAGGCGTTTCGCGAGGCGGAGCAAAGCCGCAACCAGACGGCCGAGCGTCAGATCGCCGAGTTGACCCGGCGCCTGCGGGAACTGGAACAGGAAGCGGAAGATCTGCGTCAGCGCCTGCGCCTGGCTCATCATCAGGCACTGCATGATCCGCTCACCGGCCTGCCGAACCGTCAGGCGGTCGATGAGCGCCTGGTGCAGGAATTTGCCCGCTGGCGCCGCTTCGGAGAGCCTTTCAGCCTGCTGCTCTGGGATGTGGACCATTTCAAGCGCATCAATGACCGTTTCGGCCATCAGGCCGGCGACAAGGCGCTGCGGGTGGTGGCCCAGGTGTTGCGGAAGGGAATCCGCGAGGTGGACTTCGTCGGCCGCTACGGCGGCGAGGAATTCCTCATGTTGTTGCCGGAAACCGGGCGCGAGGGTGCGCTCAAGCTGGCCGAGAAACTGCGTCGGGCCGTGAAGGAATGCGGCTTCAACAGCCGCGGCAAGCCGGTGCCGATCACCATCTCCTGCGGCCTGACCCAGGTGCAGGAGAACGATACCCCCGAAAGCCTGATCGAGCGTGCCGATCAGGCGCTCTACGAGGCCAAGGAACGCGGCCGCGACCGTTGCATCGCCCGTTAGCCGGTATCGTCCCGGGGCGGCGCCGCCGGCGTGCCCCCGAACTTCCGCCCCAGCCAGGCGAGCACGGCCCGGATCGCCGCCCACAACCTGGGCAGCAGCCAGATCATCAGCAGGATGAAGGCCAGCAGCAGCCCCAGAAACAGCCAGGGGTGGCGCAGCGAGGCCCAGATTCCGGCAAAGACCGCTATGTCTTCGGCCACCGAGGCGGTCCAGTTGCTGAAAGGCTCGGGGGAGGTGTTGATGAGCATTCGGGTGCTCATCTTGGTGGCGTGGGTGCCGGCGGCGATTCCCCCGCCGACGATCGCCGCCGCCAGTTCCACCGCGGGGTTGAGGTCGCCGATGGCGCCGGCCGCGAGCATGGCGCCGGCGGGAATGCGGATGAAGGTGTGCAGGCTGTCCCAGCCGGTGTCGACGCCGGGGGTTTTGTCGGCGACGAATTCCACCAGGTACATGAACCCGGCGGCGCCGATGACCAGCGGATTGGCGAGGATCTGCAGATCCGGCGGCAGCTGCAGGTTGCCGGTCTGGGCCAGGATGCCGAGCGCCAGCAGAGTGGCGTACAGATTGAGGCCGCTGGCCCAGGCGGCGCCCATGGACAGGGCCAGGGTCTGGGTGATCTGGTCTAGGGTTTCCATCGGAGGCTCCGGACGGATGGACAGAATCCAAGGATAACCCAGCGGCGCTGAATCGTCATTGAACTGTTGCGGTAGGCCGCTTCCCGGCCCTCGAAAGCGCAAATCAATGGGTGCCGGGCGCGGTCAGTCTCTGCAACGCCTTGATCCTGAGCGGATTGGGCAGGGCTGTGAAGCGGCGCGCCAGCACGTGCTGGCCGGGCGGTGACAGGGCGTGCCTGGCCAGTTCGACGGCTTCCTGCCGATCCGCATAAAAGTGAAGATAGAGGTAGTGGGTCAGCGGATAGCGCCCCTGCCCCAGGGTGATGCGGTTCGGCGGGACCGGCCGCCCGTCGGGACGGCGTGCCAGCGCCAGGGCCCGGACGCCCTTCGCCGGTGCCAGGCTGGCGCTGGCGAAACCGATGGCCCCGGGGGTGGCCGCCACGGCATCGATCACGTCCCTGTCTCCTGGCAGCTGTGCGACAGCGCCGGCAAGCGGCCTGCCACAGCCGACCTGCGCGCTGAATTGAAAGTGCCGGGCGGTCGCCGCCGCCAGTCCGAAACGTCGGGCCAGGGAGACAGGCGGCGCGGTAGGATGGCAACGGTTGGTGGCGAAGAACAGGCGTTCCAGCACCCCCAGGCTCAGGGATTGCAGGGGAGCGTCGCGGCGTACGTAGAGGGCGATGCCGTCGAGACCGACGGGCAGCGACAGCACCGGCCTGGGCAGCAGCCGCCGCTCCGCCGGCGTCAGCGGCCGGGCGATGGCGACGGCATCGGCACGTCCCTGGATCAGGGTCTGGACGGCCGTCAGGGCGTTGGCGGTCTGGCGGCTGGCGTCGGGTCGGGGTTCGATCCAGGCGGCAGCGACGGGCGCCAGCAGCGGTTCCGTCACTAGCCGCAGGGGTCGGGCGCTTGCCGCCGGCTCCAGGATTATCCAGCCGAGCAGAATGGTCAGGACGAAACAGCGTCCGCAGTGCCTCATCGCTGCACCCGGGCGGAGGGAAAGCGGCAACGGAACACGCTGCCCCGCCCGACTTCACTTTCGATTTCCAAATGGCTGCCGTGGCGGTTGAGCACGTGCTTGACGATCGCCAGACCCAGGCCGGTTCCGGTCGGATTGCGGGCATCGGCCTCCGGGACCCGGTAGAAACGCTCGGTCAGCCGCGGCAGATGTTCGGCCGGGATGCCGGGGCCGGTATCGGTGACTTCCAGGCAGGCCTGATCACCGTCGTCGTACCAGCGGACCGTGATTTTCCCTTCCGGCTGGGTGTAGTGGACCGCGTTGACCACCAGGTTGGAAAAGGCGCTGCGCAGCTCCTGCCCGTTGCCGAGGAGACGGGCGGAAGATTCGATCTCAAGACGGATGGGGGCGGTTTCGGTCCGGAGGTGGGCGGCGTCGTGGCAAATGTCTTCGAGTATCGCCGCCACTTCGACGGAGCGATCGTGGCTGACCTGGCAGCGATCGGTTTCCAGTCGGCTCAAGTAGAGGAGGTCGTCGATCAGATGCTGAAGCCGGCGGATTTGTTCGTCCATGCGCGGCAGCACCGGGCGCAGGGATTCGGTTACCGCCCCGCTGTCCATGAGGGTTTCCAGATAGCCTTTGAGCACTGTGATCGGCGTGCGCAGTTCGTGGGAGGCGTGGGCGACGAAATCCCGTCGCTGCCGCTCCAGGAGCCGGATCTGGGTGACGTCCTGGGCGATGAGCAGATAGTGATCGGCGGTATAGGGAACGATGCGGATCTCCAGTTGCAGGCGTTCGTCGCCGGGTGCAGGCAGGGTGACCGGCCGGTCGAAACGGCGGGCCTCAAGGTGGTCGATGAACCGCGGTGAACGCAGCAGCGCGTCGATTCGGATGCCGATGTCCCGGCGCCTCAGATCCAACAATTGGGCGGCGACGGGGTTGAACCATTCGATGATGAAGTCTTCGTCCAGCACCACGGTGGCGTCCGGTAACGCCTCGGTGGCTTGGCGAAAGCGTTTGAGCATTTTCCCCAGGCGGCGCTTGCGTCGCTGGTGGCGGCGTTGCAGCAACCGTTGCCGGTGGAAGATTTCGCTCCAGACGCCGTTGCCGTCGGGAAGTTCGGTCTTGCGGTCGTTCAGCCAGGCCAGCAGCTGGGCGGCATAGTACAGATGACGGCCCAGGTAGAGAAGCAAGAAGACCGCCAGGGTGAGGAAGAGACGCTGCTCGAGCCAGCCGACCAGCAGCGCCGCCAGCAATCCCCAGAAAACGATCGGGCCTTCCGTGCGCCAGAGCAGGGCGTTCAAGTGAGCTTAAGGCTGTGCCGTGAAGCGGTAGCCGAAACCGCGGACCGTCTGGATCATAGCATCGCGGCCGAATTCCGCCAAGATCTTGCGCAAGCGGCGGATATGGACGTCCACGGTGCGTTCCTCGATATAGGCCTCCCGTCCCCAGACCCGGTCGAGCAGCTGAGGACGGCTGTAGACCTTGTCGGGATGGGTGAGGAAGAATTCCAGCAGGCGGTATTCGGTGGGGCTGAGATCGACCGGGCGGCGGTCGATCTCCACCTGGTGTTCTTCAGGGTTGAGGGTGATGCCACCGACATGGAGGATGCCGGGTTTCTCCCCCTTGCCGAAGCGGCGCAGCACGGCGTTGATGCGGGCGATCAGTTCCCGCGGGGAGAAGGGTTTGGTGACGTAGTCGTCGGCGCAGTCGA comes from Methylomarinovum tepidoasis and encodes:
- the yihA gene encoding ribosome biogenesis GTP-binding protein YihA/YsxC, which encodes MNPLYHRARFLLGTLDFARDVPDAGFEVAFAGRSNAGKSSALNVITHQKSLARTSKTPGRTQQLVFFEIDEKRRLVDLPGYGYAKVSGKTQQRWRQALEDYLRSRRCLKGVFLMMDIRHPLTEFDRRMIAWCGYYDLPLHILLTKADKLKYGRAKSTLLQVEKALAESPIQPSVQLFSAPKRLGVDEAHAVLDRWLETEDKKNPEAKGERLRGQSGSGLGEPERLATHKGGNE
- a CDS encoding GGDEF domain-containing protein — encoded protein: MTETNPWKQKAVDLARELDEQQALQARNEKRLARALIRLTLAYEGCRPAADPGLAQLREILRKGILNQHRLKQVDALTEQILRHGQEETDGAPPSWQQEVIAFLYECAPDERERQRLEALAGKAFPDGAALRDALRDLFAAPPRSPWQRLGEWFGGRRRRESDGIASLQRQLLGLLAEIEIPPDLAEAGERLTGVLTQEGAVAEALEGTAELLNAINARLQQEQAAIESFLEQLSGKLQTLESQTLDVSELLLGEGGDWNEKLSIHVDHLRLHTLRETDLESLKQAVAERLDILSAQLQAFREAEQSRNQTAERQIAELTRRLRELEQEAEDLRQRLRLAHHQALHDPLTGLPNRQAVDERLVQEFARWRRFGEPFSLLLWDVDHFKRINDRFGHQAGDKALRVVAQVLRKGIREVDFVGRYGGEEFLMLLPETGREGALKLAEKLRRAVKECGFNSRGKPVPITISCGLTQVQENDTPESLIERADQALYEAKERGRDRCIAR
- a CDS encoding thiol:disulfide interchange protein DsbA/DsbL yields the protein MKAMLRILFAGWLLLVALPAFAKPYLELDPPKATEDPGRVEVIEFFWYGCPHCYRFDPYLEAWRKKQPADVVFKRQPAIFGPHWAPQARAYFTAEVLGVVDKIHKDFFDAMHRQKKRMAEEEELAEFFAAHGVDKDTFKNTFHSFMVDMKMRQAEAMAPEYGITGVPALVVNGKYLITGRTAGGFEDMIKVLDQLVAQERQKLATAKP
- a CDS encoding c-type cytochrome, whose amino-acid sequence is MSAAAKEKAAQCAGCHGEAGKGAMPVFPKLAGQNFKYLSNQLRQFKDGTRQVAAMNAIAAALSDDDIAELSAYFAAQKPEPEAGEPDPQGERIYRFGIAEKKVPACSACHGPEGQGNAPAGFPLLKGQFAAYTVKALTDYAKGARSGEKAPMRQIAARLTEDEMKAVAAYIATLK
- the phoB gene encoding phosphate regulon transcriptional regulator PhoB, yielding MANVAILIVEDETPIREMLRMVLRQAGFEVQEAPDTRQANRQLSRKRPDLILLDWMLPGQSGIDWARRLRRDADFSDLPIILLTARGEEEDKIAGLDCADDYVTKPFSPRELIARINAVLRRFGKGEKPGILHVGGITLNPEEHQVEIDRRPVDLSPTEYRLLEFFLTHPDKVYSRPQLLDRVWGREAYIEERTVDVHIRRLRKILAEFGRDAMIQTVRGFGYRFTAQP
- a CDS encoding endonuclease/exonuclease/phosphatase family protein, whose amino-acid sequence is MPTLRLASFNVQTGIHTRRFEDYLLKSWQHLWPCEHRFANLARIADFLRPFDIVGLQEVDGGGARSQYVVQAEYLARQAEFPFWYNQVNRRFGRLALHSNGLLSRIPPGSVYTTSLPGLPGRGALLARFGEGESALHVAVVHLALGARTRSRQLDFIAERLQGLRHVVVMGDLNCDPRSRSLRRFLGRTGLRSPESAPTFPSWRPQRQIDHILVSPTLEVNWMQAFDFVCSDHLPVGAEIFIPETVSALAA
- a CDS encoding PstS family phosphate ABC transporter substrate-binding protein — protein: MRHCGRCFVLTILLGWIILEPAASARPLRLVTEPLLAPVAAAWIEPRPDASRQTANALTAVQTLIQGRADAVAIARPLTPAERRLLPRPVLSLPVGLDGIALYVRRDAPLQSLSLGVLERLFFATNRCHPTAPPVSLARRFGLAAATARHFQFSAQVGCGRPLAGAVAQLPGDRDVIDAVAATPGAIGFASASLAPAKGVRALALARRPDGRPVPPNRITLGQGRYPLTHYLYLHFYADRQEAVELARHALSPPGQHVLARRFTALPNPLRIKALQRLTAPGTH
- the phoR gene encoding phosphate regulon sensor histidine kinase PhoR, giving the protein MNALLWRTEGPIVFWGLLAALLVGWLEQRLFLTLAVFLLLYLGRHLYYAAQLLAWLNDRKTELPDGNGVWSEIFHRQRLLQRRHQRRKRRLGKMLKRFRQATEALPDATVVLDEDFIIEWFNPVAAQLLDLRRRDIGIRIDALLRSPRFIDHLEARRFDRPVTLPAPGDERLQLEIRIVPYTADHYLLIAQDVTQIRLLERQRRDFVAHASHELRTPITVLKGYLETLMDSGAVTESLRPVLPRMDEQIRRLQHLIDDLLYLSRLETDRCQVSHDRSVEVAAILEDICHDAAHLRTETAPIRLEIESSARLLGNGQELRSAFSNLVVNAVHYTQPEGKITVRWYDDGDQACLEVTDTGPGIPAEHLPRLTERFYRVPEADARNPTGTGLGLAIVKHVLNRHGSHLEIESEVGRGSVFRCRFPSARVQR
- a CDS encoding DUF4126 domain-containing protein → METLDQITQTLALSMGAAWASGLNLYATLLALGILAQTGNLQLPPDLQILANPLVIGAAGFMYLVEFVADKTPGVDTGWDSLHTFIRIPAGAMLAAGAIGDLNPAVELAAAIVGGGIAAGTHATKMSTRMLINTSPEPFSNWTASVAEDIAVFAGIWASLRHPWLFLGLLLAFILLMIWLLPRLWAAIRAVLAWLGRKFGGTPAAPPRDDTG